TCCCCCTCCACCGCATGAAAGCGCTCGGGGTGTGCTGAAACCGCTGTGTGCAGGCATTGCTCCAGGTAGCGTCCGTAGAGGCGGCGCGATACAAAGCTGCCTGGGTTGATCGACGGGTCAATGCCCTGGCAGAACTCGACGAAGTGCGAGGGTGTCTCGGCAAACGCGCTCATATTGCCGGCAGGCACATTCAGAATCTGATTGTCGTCGTTGCTGCGATAGGCAAGGCCACGACCCAGTGCCGATGCGGGGTTGACCAGCGTGATCGAGAGGCTTTGACCGGCGGTGGCGTGCAATAGATGAATCGCAGTGAGCGTGCCACTGAATCCCCCGCCGACGATGAGTATTGAAGTCGAATGTGTGGGCATCAAAAGTATCCCTCCTTTTTTTTCTTCTCCATGGAGCCGGCGCTGTCGGCATCAATCACGCGGCCCTGGCGCTCGGACTGTCGGGTGTTGGCAACTTCCAGCAGGATGTCTTCCAGGGTTTGCGCATCAGACTCTATCGCGCCGGTGAGGGGGTAGCAGCCCAGCGTTCGAAAGCGCACTTTCTTGATCTGAATGTCCTCGCCCGGTAACAGCCGACACCGGTCATCGTCTACCATCATGGTCATTTCGGGCCGCACCACCACTGGCCGAGGCTGTGCAAAATAGAGCGGTACAACCGGGATTTTTTCCTGGTAGATGTATTGCCAGATGTCGAGTTCGGTCCAGTTGGAAAGCGGGAAAACCCGGATACTCTCACCCTGTTTTTTACGGGTGTTGTACAGGTTCCAGAGCTCCGGGCGCTGATTCTTCGGGTCCCAGCAGTGAGTGGCGCTGCGGAAGGAAAAAAACCGCTCCTTGGCGCGGGACTTTTCTTCATCGCGACGGGCACCACCAAAAACCACATCGAATTTGTAATGGTCCAGCGCTTGTTTGAGGCCCTCTGTCTTCCAGATATCGGTATGCAGGGCCGAGCCGTGGTCGAAGGGGTTGATGTTCTTCTCGATCGCCTGCGCGTTGGTGTGCACCAGCATCTCCATACCGGTTTCGCGCGCCATGAAATCGCGAAACAGGTACATCTCCTGGAATTTCCAGCGCGTGTCGATGTGCAGCAAAGGGAAGGGCGGCGCAGAAGGAAGGAAAGCCTTGCGCGCCAAATGCAGCAGGACGCCGCTGTCTTTGCCGATGGAGTACAGCATGGCCGGGTTTTGCGCCTCTGCGACGGCCTCGCGAATAACGTGGATGCTTTCGGCTTCCAGGCGTTTGAGGTGCGCAAAACGCTGCACCTCGGCGTGAGGGCTGGGGAGGTGCAAGTGCGCGGGGAGCACGGGTTTGAAGGTTTGTGGGCAGAAATGGATGTTGGCGTTCGGATGCATTGAACGTGTTACGCCGACCAACTGACCATGCGCAAAGAGCGCAATGGGTTTGCCCAGGTGCTGCTGAAGTGCGCCCAAGGCTTTTTGAATGACTTCATCTTCGGCGCTGGCGAGCGGTACCCAGAAGCGTGCGCCCCTGGCATCGTTGGCATGCAGTGCCGGCTTGCCGCTGGGCAGAGGGTAGAGTTGGGCAAAGAGCACACGGTCGCGCCGTTTGCGCGCCTGTTCGAGAGCCCAATGCAGAATGAGTTGGTTCGCAGGGCGATCCAGTTCGTCCCGCAGGTCGTGCTCTGACAGTTCGTTAGGAAGCAGGCCCAGCGTGTGAAGGCGTCGTTCTGCGGTGCGCTTGGTATCCGCCTCGCCCAACGCCTTGAGGTGCGCAAAGGCCCGCTCGGTATCCCAGACGTCTTCACTGTCCAAGCCGAGCAACGCGGCGTCAGCGGGTGTCGCAAAATGTGCCATTTCTAAATTGACCTGCTTTCTCTGCATGTAAAAAGCAATCTACGCTTTTTTTTGAAGCAGTAAAGCAAAGTGCGACATTTTGTGCTT
This region of Pseudomonas asgharzadehiana genomic DNA includes:
- the cysD gene encoding sulfate adenylyltransferase subunit CysD, whose translation is MAHFATPADAALLGLDSEDVWDTERAFAHLKALGEADTKRTAERRLHTLGLLPNELSEHDLRDELDRPANQLILHWALEQARKRRDRVLFAQLYPLPSGKPALHANDARGARFWVPLASAEDEVIQKALGALQQHLGKPIALFAHGQLVGVTRSMHPNANIHFCPQTFKPVLPAHLHLPSPHAEVQRFAHLKRLEAESIHVIREAVAEAQNPAMLYSIGKDSGVLLHLARKAFLPSAPPFPLLHIDTRWKFQEMYLFRDFMARETGMEMLVHTNAQAIEKNINPFDHGSALHTDIWKTEGLKQALDHYKFDVVFGGARRDEEKSRAKERFFSFRSATHCWDPKNQRPELWNLYNTRKKQGESIRVFPLSNWTELDIWQYIYQEKIPVVPLYFAQPRPVVVRPEMTMMVDDDRCRLLPGEDIQIKKVRFRTLGCYPLTGAIESDAQTLEDILLEVANTRQSERQGRVIDADSAGSMEKKKKEGYF